Proteins encoded together in one Synechococcus sp. BL107 window:
- the larB gene encoding nickel pincer cofactor biosynthesis protein LarB, with product MVDARLDLQRRRRLGMVEAIWGEHKTGDQIIAILKRFEDAGELGLVTRVDETKADFISAALPQVRIHPHARCLTMGALPTPKDGDPEVAVISGGSSDRTVVAEATLALQCHGIGVDTVVDVGVAGLHRLLDQLPRLQTARVLIACAGMEGALPTVLTGLVPQPVIGVPVSVGYGISQGGRTALEGMLASCAPGLLVTNIDNGYGAAMAALRILRGTAEDGRK from the coding sequence ATGGTGGATGCCCGGCTCGATCTGCAGCGTCGACGCCGCCTCGGGATGGTGGAGGCCATCTGGGGTGAGCACAAAACTGGGGATCAAATCATTGCGATTTTGAAGCGCTTTGAGGATGCGGGCGAGCTGGGGTTGGTCACTCGGGTGGATGAAACCAAAGCAGATTTCATTTCGGCGGCCCTCCCCCAGGTGAGGATTCATCCCCACGCGCGATGTTTAACGATGGGCGCGTTGCCCACGCCGAAGGACGGTGACCCTGAGGTGGCGGTGATCAGTGGCGGCAGCAGCGATCGCACAGTGGTGGCGGAGGCCACGCTTGCGTTGCAGTGCCACGGAATCGGCGTCGATACCGTGGTGGATGTGGGGGTAGCCGGGTTGCATCGCCTGCTCGACCAACTACCAAGGCTGCAAACCGCTCGCGTTTTGATTGCTTGTGCGGGCATGGAAGGAGCATTGCCCACTGTGCTCACTGGCTTAGTGCCCCAACCGGTGATTGGTGTACCGGTGTCTGTCGGCTATGGCATCAGCCAGGGTGGACGCACTGCCCTGGAAGGAATGTTGGCGAGTTGTGCGCCTGGATTATTGGTAACCAATATCGATAACGGATACGGAGCGGCAATGGCAGCTCTGCGAATCCTGCGGGGTACAGCAGAGGATGGAAGGAAATGA
- a CDS encoding DUF1517 domain-containing protein, producing MVLVGLSLIHVQPADAARGGRMGGGSFRAPSMPRSGGRSYGGGGYRGGGYGGGYRGGGMGFPFLIPIFGFGGGGLFGLLILMAVAGVLVNAVRGGISGGGTPGMGGAPAAPALPRNVNMIQLQVGLLASAKSLQDDLRRLAASSDTASKSGLQRLLQETTLALLRQPDLWVYANSESGTVPFNAAEATFNRLSMNERSKLDAELTSNVGGERRADANVGSGDADDTNEFIVVTLLVASTASAKLPGSDTGEELRQTLRILGSTASTELIALEVIWQPEGRGDVLSAEDLVTAYPNLQHL from the coding sequence ATGGTGTTGGTGGGGCTCAGCCTGATCCACGTCCAACCTGCTGATGCAGCGCGGGGCGGCCGTATGGGTGGTGGGAGTTTTCGAGCGCCTTCCATGCCTCGATCCGGCGGTCGCAGCTACGGCGGAGGCGGGTACCGCGGCGGCGGTTATGGCGGTGGATATAGGGGCGGTGGCATGGGCTTCCCCTTCCTGATTCCGATTTTTGGATTCGGGGGTGGCGGTCTCTTTGGACTGTTGATCTTGATGGCCGTAGCTGGGGTTTTAGTGAACGCAGTCCGTGGTGGCATCAGTGGAGGGGGAACCCCGGGCATGGGCGGAGCTCCAGCCGCTCCGGCCCTCCCTCGCAACGTGAACATGATCCAGCTGCAAGTGGGTCTGCTCGCCAGCGCGAAATCCTTACAAGACGACCTACGCCGACTTGCCGCCAGCTCCGACACAGCCAGCAAGAGCGGCTTGCAACGCTTGCTCCAAGAAACAACCCTTGCGCTGCTGCGCCAGCCCGATCTCTGGGTTTACGCCAATTCGGAGAGCGGAACTGTTCCCTTCAACGCAGCTGAAGCCACCTTCAATCGGCTGTCAATGAATGAACGCAGCAAATTGGACGCTGAGCTCACCAGCAACGTGGGCGGTGAACGCCGTGCAGACGCCAATGTTGGCTCTGGTGATGCAGATGACACCAACGAATTCATCGTTGTAACGCTGTTGGTGGCCTCAACAGCATCAGCCAAGCTTCCCGGCTCCGATACTGGGGAAGAGTTACGTCAAACCCTGCGCATTTTGGGTTCAACGGCCTCCACCGAACTCATTGCCCTTGAAGTGATTTGGCAACCGGAAGGCCGTGGTGATGTGCTGAGCGCTGAAGATTTGGTAACCGCATATCCAAACCTCCAGCATCTCTGA
- the thiS gene encoding sulfur carrier protein ThiS — MALDLQVNGEQRRLDPAPMPSTLVLVIEALAYNPQLVVAEHNGVIVPRTQWPNTAVSDGDNLEIVTIVGGGS; from the coding sequence ATGGCTCTCGACCTCCAAGTGAATGGCGAACAACGCCGTCTTGATCCAGCACCAATGCCATCAACGTTGGTGTTGGTGATCGAAGCACTTGCCTACAACCCTCAACTCGTGGTCGCCGAGCACAACGGCGTGATCGTTCCACGCACGCAGTGGCCGAACACCGCGGTTAGCGATGGCGACAACCTCGAAATTGTCACCATCGTGGGTGGCGGTTCCTAG
- a CDS encoding thiamine phosphate synthase, producing the protein MGEGPLGLVDPRVARLIDANLDRAREGLRVVEDWCRFGLERDDLVVRLKDWRQRLGRLHRNIYKQARSTATDPGAGLSHPAQLERHNPQAVVAANCGRVQEALRVLEEYGRSLDPSLASESAAIRYGLYDLEVTCLNASEVNARRRTLHNCQLCLITTPCPDLIERVTQALTAGVTMVQYRCKSGNDRERLDEAKALRMLCQHHGALFVINDRIDLALAVDADGVHLGQNDLPTDVARELIGEARLLGRSTHTLDDVRRADADACDYLGLGPVYTTAVKPDKPAIGPMRLQEAQALTRRPVFAIGGIELNNITALLDMGCRRVAVISAIMAAENPERASQQLLQALLPPVD; encoded by the coding sequence ATGGGTGAGGGGCCATTGGGATTGGTTGATCCTCGGGTGGCTCGACTGATCGATGCCAATCTCGATCGTGCCAGGGAAGGCCTGCGCGTCGTTGAGGACTGGTGCCGGTTTGGCCTAGAGCGCGACGATCTTGTTGTGCGACTCAAGGATTGGCGGCAACGCCTAGGGCGACTTCACCGAAACATCTACAAGCAAGCGCGATCAACGGCCACTGACCCTGGGGCTGGTCTCAGCCATCCAGCCCAACTGGAACGTCACAATCCCCAGGCAGTGGTGGCGGCTAATTGCGGGCGAGTACAAGAAGCGCTCCGCGTTTTGGAGGAATACGGCCGCAGCCTTGATCCATCCCTGGCCTCCGAATCAGCCGCGATCCGTTACGGGCTCTACGACCTGGAAGTCACCTGTCTCAATGCCAGTGAGGTCAACGCGCGTCGCAGAACGCTGCACAACTGCCAGCTTTGCCTCATCACCACCCCATGCCCCGATCTGATCGAACGGGTGACTCAGGCCCTTACGGCTGGGGTGACCATGGTGCAGTACCGCTGCAAAAGCGGAAACGACCGTGAGCGCCTCGATGAAGCGAAGGCATTGCGAATGCTGTGCCAACACCACGGAGCTCTCTTCGTCATCAATGACCGCATCGATCTAGCCCTCGCGGTCGATGCCGATGGCGTGCACCTCGGCCAAAACGATCTACCCACCGATGTCGCCCGGGAATTAATCGGAGAGGCGCGGCTGCTCGGCCGCAGCACCCACACCCTGGACGACGTGCGCCGTGCCGATGCCGATGCCTGCGATTACTTGGGACTCGGACCGGTTTACACCACCGCCGTCAAACCAGACAAACCGGCGATTGGTCCGATGCGATTACAAGAGGCCCAGGCACTCACGCGTCGCCCGGTGTTCGCCATTGGCGGCATTGAGCTCAACAACATCACGGCTCTCCTCGATATGGGTTGCCGGCGCGTTGCTGTAATCAGCGCGATCATGGCTGCGGAGAACCCTGAGCGCGCTAGTCAACAGTTGCTTCAGGCCTTGTTGCCCCCCGTCGATTGA
- a CDS encoding bifunctional riboflavin kinase/FAD synthetase, whose product MALGSFDGIHAGHRAVMAAAIEGLDPEIGAVPSVVSFWPHPREVLFGETRLRLDLPHEKLSLLGPLGIEQLVLVPFTKELAQLSAEEFADSVLLETLQAKRIAVGTNFRFGHRRAGDAELLQRLAHRRGVDVRIVEIVEDADGRMSSSRIRSALEQGALTQAEALLGRPYRFQGTVVRGRGLGREIGWPTANLQVDGRKFLPGLGVYAAWVQLDGAEDVMPAVMNLGPQPTVDPNSPSAVEVHLLDRNLELEHRELVVEPVHRLRGQQKFNGLQELSAQIGHDAEAARQLLRNPG is encoded by the coding sequence TTGGCCCTTGGAAGCTTTGATGGGATCCACGCAGGCCACCGCGCCGTGATGGCCGCGGCCATCGAAGGACTGGATCCAGAAATCGGTGCCGTTCCAAGCGTGGTGAGCTTCTGGCCCCACCCCCGCGAAGTGCTATTTGGAGAAACACGGTTGCGCCTCGACCTCCCCCACGAAAAGTTGTCCTTGCTCGGACCGTTGGGCATCGAACAGCTGGTGCTCGTGCCCTTCACCAAGGAGCTAGCCCAACTCAGTGCTGAAGAGTTCGCGGATTCCGTTCTGTTGGAAACCCTTCAGGCCAAACGGATTGCTGTTGGGACCAACTTCCGCTTTGGTCACCGACGTGCTGGTGATGCAGAACTTTTGCAACGCCTGGCTCATCGTCGGGGTGTGGACGTGAGGATTGTTGAAATTGTTGAGGACGCGGACGGGCGCATGAGCAGCAGCCGGATTCGTTCCGCCCTCGAGCAAGGTGCGTTAACGCAGGCAGAAGCCCTCCTAGGTCGGCCCTACCGCTTCCAAGGCACCGTTGTTCGCGGCCGTGGACTGGGACGAGAGATCGGCTGGCCGACGGCGAATTTGCAGGTGGATGGTCGCAAGTTCTTACCTGGCCTTGGGGTCTACGCCGCCTGGGTTCAACTGGATGGAGCAGAAGACGTCATGCCAGCGGTGATGAACCTGGGGCCGCAACCAACGGTGGATCCCAATTCACCCTCAGCAGTGGAAGTGCATCTGCTCGATCGCAACCTGGAGCTCGAACATCGCGAGTTGGTCGTTGAACCCGTTCATCGCCTTCGCGGCCAGCAAAAATTCAACGGACTTCAAGAACTCAGTGCGCAGATCGGACACGATGCCGAAGCGGCCCGACAATTGCTAAGGAATCCTGGCTAA
- a CDS encoding DUF3611 family protein, translating to MADRLDFQQLSFGLKRMGWIRFWIQVVLGVVVVGVLIFNNIGGSLARNAERAVGLGPGLSLTTLSFLVLLYSLWQGWLIVRIGRAIDSAARPTRGETARVIKRGLLADLVGLTFAAIGYQALAGSLFVQASMQTPGIAIGGGGSADNLAITSLEMLSVLSNTQVLFGHLIGLILSLWLLQRVYRTQ from the coding sequence ATGGCAGATCGCCTTGATTTTCAGCAGTTGTCCTTTGGGCTAAAGCGCATGGGCTGGATCCGATTTTGGATTCAGGTGGTGCTCGGAGTCGTGGTGGTGGGGGTGTTGATTTTCAACAACATCGGCGGGAGTTTGGCCCGCAACGCTGAACGGGCCGTGGGACTGGGGCCAGGGTTATCGCTCACCACCCTTTCGTTTTTGGTGTTGTTGTACAGCCTCTGGCAAGGCTGGTTGATTGTTCGAATCGGCCGGGCCATCGATAGTGCGGCGCGACCCACCCGTGGTGAAACGGCACGGGTGATCAAGCGAGGTTTGCTCGCTGATCTTGTGGGCCTCACGTTTGCTGCAATTGGCTATCAAGCCTTGGCCGGCAGTTTGTTTGTTCAAGCTTCGATGCAGACCCCCGGCATCGCCATTGGTGGTGGTGGCTCTGCAGACAATTTGGCGATCACATCGCTCGAGATGCTCTCGGTGTTGAGCAACACCCAAGTTTTGTTTGGGCATTTGATTGGCTTGATTCTTTCGCTTTGGCTCCTGCAACGCGTTTATCGGACCCAGTGA
- the surE gene encoding 5'/3'-nucleotidase SurE — MAPLRILISNDDGVFADGIRTLAAAAAARGHEVTVVCPDQERSATGHGLTLQSPIRAERADELFAPGVTAWACSGTPADCMKLALFELVKHKPDLVLSGINHGPNLGTDVFCSGTVAAAMEGTLEGIRSLAVSSACFQWRQFQAAADLAMDVSEQAIHGHWPENMLLNLNIPPCAKEAMGPLRWTRLSIRRYDEQFSSRKDPRGRAYYWLAGEVVNDLESAGEGPKDWPSDVAQIHKNCPSLTPIQPDLFWRGPLGDLPQLKLNDQSVH; from the coding sequence ATGGCACCGCTTCGGATTCTGATCAGCAACGACGATGGCGTATTTGCTGACGGGATTCGGACCCTCGCCGCCGCTGCTGCAGCACGGGGCCATGAGGTGACCGTTGTCTGTCCAGACCAGGAGCGTTCGGCCACCGGCCACGGCCTCACCCTTCAATCCCCCATCCGGGCTGAACGGGCCGATGAGCTGTTCGCCCCAGGCGTTACGGCATGGGCCTGTAGTGGCACCCCAGCCGACTGCATGAAGCTGGCCTTGTTTGAGCTGGTGAAGCACAAACCTGATCTGGTTTTATCCGGCATCAACCACGGACCCAATCTCGGCACCGATGTGTTTTGTTCCGGCACCGTGGCTGCTGCCATGGAGGGAACGCTCGAAGGGATTCGTTCACTCGCGGTGAGCAGTGCCTGCTTCCAATGGCGCCAATTTCAAGCCGCCGCTGATCTGGCGATGGATGTGAGCGAACAAGCCATTCATGGCCATTGGCCGGAGAACATGCTGCTCAACTTGAATATTCCGCCCTGTGCCAAGGAGGCGATGGGCCCCCTGCGCTGGACCCGACTGTCGATCCGGAGATACGACGAGCAATTCAGCTCCCGCAAGGATCCGCGTGGCCGTGCCTACTACTGGCTCGCCGGTGAAGTGGTGAACGATTTGGAATCAGCTGGTGAAGGGCCCAAAGACTGGCCGAGCGACGTGGCACAAATCCACAAGAACTGCCCATCACTCACCCCGATTCAGCCGGATTTGTTCTGGAGAGGCCCCCTTGGGGATCTCCCCCAGCTGAAGCTGAACGATCAGTCGGTCCACTGA
- the pheS gene encoding phenylalanine--tRNA ligase subunit alpha — protein sequence MSATVTLQQLTDQLDALEQEAAAEIAEAVNAQSLEQLRVGLLGKKGRISAVLGAMGKLPGEERPVVGQRANVLKNQVQTLLAERLQAVKQAAMAERIAGETLDVTAPASGTPMGHRHPLISTTEEIVDLFLGLGYSVAEGPEVEQDHYNFTALNIPEDHPARDMQDTFYLKGDLLLRTHTSPVQIRHLEQNPPPVRIVAPGRVYRRDAVDATHSPVFHQVEVLAIDEGLDFSHLRGTVMAFLKAFFGDLPVRFRASYFPFTEPSAEVDVQWRGRWLEVMGCGMVDPAVLEGLGLDPERYSGFAAGLGVERFCMVRHGIDDIRRLYTSDLRFLEQF from the coding sequence GTGAGCGCCACGGTCACCCTGCAGCAGCTCACCGATCAGCTGGATGCCCTTGAGCAGGAAGCTGCCGCTGAAATTGCCGAGGCTGTCAACGCCCAATCCCTCGAGCAGCTGCGAGTCGGTTTGTTGGGCAAAAAGGGCCGTATTTCCGCAGTCCTCGGGGCCATGGGCAAATTGCCTGGCGAGGAGCGGCCTGTGGTGGGGCAGCGGGCCAATGTCTTAAAAAATCAAGTGCAGACGTTGTTGGCTGAGCGCCTGCAGGCGGTGAAGCAAGCAGCGATGGCGGAACGCATCGCGGGGGAAACCCTCGACGTCACGGCTCCTGCGTCTGGAACGCCAATGGGGCACCGCCATCCATTGATTTCAACAACGGAAGAGATCGTCGACCTCTTTTTGGGGTTGGGGTACAGCGTGGCGGAGGGCCCTGAGGTGGAGCAGGACCACTACAACTTCACAGCCCTGAACATCCCGGAAGACCATCCGGCTCGGGACATGCAAGACACGTTCTATCTAAAAGGTGATCTTCTGCTGAGAACCCACACCTCTCCGGTGCAGATTCGCCACCTGGAGCAGAACCCCCCACCGGTTCGCATCGTCGCGCCTGGGAGGGTCTATCGCCGTGATGCCGTGGATGCCACCCATTCACCGGTGTTCCATCAAGTGGAGGTGTTGGCGATCGATGAAGGCTTGGATTTCAGCCACCTAAGGGGAACTGTGATGGCCTTTTTGAAAGCCTTTTTTGGCGATCTTCCAGTGCGTTTTCGGGCGAGTTACTTTCCGTTCACGGAGCCTTCGGCTGAGGTGGACGTGCAGTGGCGAGGTCGTTGGCTTGAGGTGATGGGTTGCGGCATGGTCGATCCTGCCGTTTTGGAAGGGTTAGGGCTAGATCCAGAGCGGTACAGCGGTTTTGCCGCTGGTTTGGGGGTTGAGCGCTTCTGCATGGTGCGGCACGGCATTGATGACATTCGCCGGCTATACACAAGCGATCTGCGCTTCCTCGAGCAGTTTTGA
- a CDS encoding transporter gives MSARFLIGSALASLLAATCSGVRAEEPFAASESNFDLSPLTFNALLAQAQDDSDVAQPDPSVAAAELAGPSQEALAKAAQNPIASMISIPIQWNATPGTQWAPNALDPDAKSNRTLNVVNIQPVYPFKLSDDWTMVTRTIIPFLGLPFGEVGEIGMSPLGEPYVAEWDQYQKGGIGDINPTAFFVPTLKGNFTFGLGPTVSAPTGEKPLGSGKWSAGPAAVGVYTKGPWVVGGLINNLWSFAGDDDRADVNKMLIQPFVNYNLPKGWYLSFSPIITADWENDDQGWTVPVGGGIGRVFKLGKQPINASLHAYYNAIKPEIGGEEIMGDWTIRTQIQFLIPTVAKK, from the coding sequence ATGTCGGCACGATTTTTGATTGGAAGCGCACTCGCTTCTTTGCTCGCTGCTACCTGTAGCGGCGTTCGTGCTGAAGAGCCCTTTGCGGCTTCTGAATCGAATTTTGATCTCAGCCCACTGACGTTCAACGCTCTGCTGGCTCAGGCCCAAGACGATTCGGACGTTGCACAACCTGACCCCAGCGTTGCTGCAGCTGAGTTGGCCGGCCCCAGCCAAGAAGCCTTGGCGAAGGCTGCTCAAAATCCAATTGCGAGCATGATCAGTATTCCCATTCAGTGGAATGCAACTCCCGGAACTCAATGGGCTCCGAACGCATTAGATCCAGACGCGAAATCGAATCGCACGCTCAATGTGGTGAACATCCAGCCGGTATATCCGTTCAAGTTGAGCGACGACTGGACCATGGTGACGCGAACCATTATTCCGTTTCTGGGTTTGCCTTTTGGTGAAGTTGGGGAGATTGGAATGTCTCCATTGGGAGAACCTTATGTTGCGGAGTGGGACCAATACCAAAAGGGTGGGATTGGCGATATCAATCCAACCGCGTTCTTTGTTCCAACGTTAAAAGGTAATTTCACCTTCGGACTTGGACCAACTGTGAGTGCGCCAACTGGAGAAAAGCCACTGGGTTCTGGTAAGTGGTCTGCTGGTCCTGCAGCGGTTGGTGTCTACACCAAAGGACCGTGGGTTGTTGGTGGCTTGATTAATAATCTCTGGTCGTTTGCTGGAGATGATGATCGCGCTGATGTGAATAAAATGTTGATTCAACCGTTCGTTAATTACAACCTTCCGAAGGGCTGGTATCTTTCATTCTCGCCAATCATTACGGCGGATTGGGAGAATGACGACCAAGGCTGGACCGTCCCTGTTGGTGGAGGAATTGGGCGTGTTTTCAAGTTAGGAAAGCAACCCATCAATGCTTCCCTGCACGCCTATTACAATGCAATCAAGCCTGAAATTGGTGGAGAAGAGATTATGGGTGATTGGACCATTCGTACACAAATTCAATTCTTGATTCCTACTGTTGCTAAAAAATAG
- a CDS encoding DUF1254 domain-containing protein, producing MFFQKKAITGALALGLGVLTVACGQPKSASDQPSSTANAEQAAASVDTATKDCPKPAVVKRGTELTPVTKANYAVAETEVILGDYVRKIAKGTCGTGVGEFLHQKGAMDPKERTILRPNFDTLYSFAVLDLNSPATVVLPETDRYQILEVVNEEHWIPLETAKPGGYQLTKESMGSRYVLALVRTRVNMQDPEDLKKAGAVQDQIDLEQSAKGEFVSTNNYDMDEILAMRADYNKRLAPEGVTSEMAFGKKGEISEEMRNFGVGVGWGGLTKKGAVYPIPNSVDSTDPQTLTLKDVPNDPRAFWSVTVYDKQGFSIGEKYNVNSAFAKENEKGEYVIHLGGDKSQDNYLDIYPGWNVVLRIYSPTEAYFNGSWTLPQFVPAK from the coding sequence ATGTTTTTTCAAAAGAAAGCTATCACTGGCGCTCTTGCTCTTGGCCTAGGTGTTTTAACCGTTGCTTGTGGCCAGCCCAAAAGTGCTTCAGATCAACCTTCGTCGACTGCCAATGCTGAGCAGGCTGCTGCTTCAGTCGACACAGCTACAAAGGATTGTCCTAAGCCTGCTGTCGTTAAGCGGGGCACTGAGCTGACCCCCGTTACCAAGGCCAATTACGCCGTCGCTGAGACGGAGGTGATCCTTGGAGATTACGTTCGCAAAATTGCCAAGGGCACTTGTGGCACTGGTGTTGGTGAGTTCCTCCATCAGAAGGGTGCAATGGACCCGAAGGAACGCACCATTCTTCGCCCCAATTTCGACACGCTCTATTCCTTCGCCGTTCTTGATCTCAATAGCCCTGCCACGGTTGTGCTTCCTGAGACCGATCGTTATCAGATCCTCGAAGTGGTGAATGAGGAACATTGGATTCCTTTGGAGACTGCTAAGCCCGGCGGATATCAACTCACCAAAGAGTCGATGGGTAGTCGTTATGTTTTAGCCCTTGTGCGCACTCGGGTGAACATGCAGGATCCTGAAGATCTCAAAAAAGCCGGTGCAGTCCAAGATCAGATTGACTTGGAGCAATCAGCGAAGGGTGAATTTGTCTCGACCAATAACTACGACATGGATGAGATTCTTGCCATGCGTGCTGATTACAACAAACGGTTGGCACCTGAGGGTGTGACCTCGGAGATGGCCTTTGGCAAGAAAGGCGAGATCAGCGAGGAGATGCGTAATTTTGGTGTTGGCGTTGGCTGGGGTGGGCTTACCAAGAAGGGAGCGGTGTATCCCATTCCTAATTCGGTGGATTCCACTGACCCTCAAACCCTAACGTTGAAGGATGTTCCCAATGATCCACGTGCCTTCTGGTCAGTCACTGTATATGACAAGCAAGGGTTTTCGATTGGTGAAAAGTACAATGTGAACAGCGCTTTCGCGAAGGAAAATGAAAAAGGTGAGTACGTAATTCACCTTGGTGGAGATAAGAGTCAAGATAACTATCTCGATATCTACCCTGGCTGGAATGTTGTCCTACGAATTTACTCCCCGACTGAAGCCTATTTCAACGGTAGCTGGACACTTCCGCAGTTTGTTCCTGCAAAATGA
- a CDS encoding DUF1254 domain-containing protein, producing the protein MFFQKKAITGALALGLGVLTVACGQPKTASDQPSSTANNEQAAASVDIANKDCPAPAVVIENNNAAEVTRENYTLAETQTVMAAYVGKIAKATCSSGVGVLWNDGKTADPKDRTVIRINFDTLYSSLLLDLNSPATITLPETDGRYQSAMVVNGEGYTFVYKEPGDYELTKQTVGSRFALVAFRTGVNIQDSADVAEAQALQTKLSVRQEEKGEYIQPTQWNKEQMLAIRDEYNKERNEKGVKSEDLFGRKGEITPEQNNMGVAVGIGGLPKEGAVYLFYTPTSSDPQSLTLKDVPNGDNAFWSLTVYDKDGFPSGDLFNLNSAFAKTNEAGDVVINLGGDTDQENYLGIYPGWNATFRIYNPKPAYFDGSWNRPELELK; encoded by the coding sequence ATGTTTTTTCAAAAGAAAGCCATCACTGGTGCTCTCGCTCTTGGCTTAGGTGTTTTAACCGTTGCTTGTGGCCAGCCCAAAACTGCTTCAGATCAGCCCTCATCTACTGCCAATAATGAGCAAGCTGCTGCTTCAGTAGACATAGCTAATAAGGATTGCCCTGCGCCTGCTGTTGTGATCGAGAACAACAATGCTGCAGAGGTCACTAGGGAAAATTACACCTTGGCAGAAACTCAAACCGTGATGGCTGCATACGTTGGGAAAATTGCCAAGGCCACCTGCAGTAGCGGTGTGGGTGTGCTGTGGAATGACGGCAAAACAGCCGATCCCAAGGATCGAACGGTGATTCGGATCAATTTCGATACTCTTTATTCATCGTTGTTGCTTGATCTCAATAGCCCTGCCACAATTACTCTTCCGGAGACAGATGGCCGTTACCAAAGCGCCATGGTGGTGAATGGCGAGGGGTACACCTTTGTCTACAAAGAGCCAGGAGATTATGAACTCACGAAGCAGACGGTTGGTAGCCGCTTTGCTCTGGTGGCTTTCCGCACCGGCGTGAACATCCAGGATTCAGCCGATGTCGCCGAGGCTCAGGCTTTGCAGACGAAGCTATCCGTTCGTCAGGAGGAGAAGGGTGAATATATCCAGCCCACCCAATGGAACAAGGAGCAAATGCTTGCCATTCGAGACGAATACAACAAAGAACGCAACGAGAAAGGTGTGAAGTCTGAAGACTTGTTCGGTCGGAAGGGAGAGATCACCCCGGAGCAAAACAATATGGGCGTTGCTGTTGGTATTGGTGGTCTTCCTAAAGAGGGTGCTGTTTATCTGTTCTATACGCCAACATCCTCAGATCCACAGTCGTTGACGCTAAAAGATGTACCGAATGGCGATAACGCTTTTTGGTCGCTGACTGTTTACGACAAGGATGGATTCCCCAGTGGGGACTTGTTCAATCTCAACAGTGCCTTTGCGAAAACCAACGAGGCTGGTGATGTGGTGATTAACCTTGGTGGTGATACCGATCAAGAGAACTATCTGGGGATCTACCCTGGCTGGAACGCAACATTCAGGATCTACAACCCTAAGCCCGCTTATTTTGATGGCTCATGGAATCGGCCTGAACTTGAGCTCAAATAA